AAGTATTTTCTTTAATGAAAGGGCCCTGTTATCACTGCCCTTGTATAGCTGAATTTCAAGTGTGAATTTGATCGTCTATAAAAGCGCATCAACAGATCAAGCAAAATTTAGTTTAGTAAACTGCACCGAACATTCTACTTTAAGTGATTCTTCGGAGCTAAAagctattataaataaaaaaaattaaaaaatacgttTATTTTCGATAAATAAAGAAACTATAAAAATGGTTATCAAAAATCCGAACAATATAGTTGTGCCCGATTATTTGAACGAGAACTTCTTCGTGGACGCGCTCGAGGAAGGTTTGCGTGCAATCCAGGTGACGGTTAGTGAAATAATTTTCGAATGGGCCACCAACCCCGGTGATAATTTCTGCTCACGCATCTATCGAGTCGCAGTCGCCTATGAGCGTCTAGTTGACGCTGATGAGCCGCCAGTACAAGAACAACGGTCGTTAATCGTCAAATCTATACCGGTTTCGAAAGACATACGTTTCCTTGAAGATGTAGGTGTTTTTCTTAAGGAAAAAATGACCTATTGGGATGTATTGCCACGGCTACAAGTACTTGTGCCGTGTCCGAAATTCGGTGCCACGTTAGTATACCCAAAAAATTGAGgaacatttttcattattttttttttctttgtaaaacaattgaatgttttaaaatgattttgcaattttttcgggTATTCTCAACTATGAATTCTTCTATTTCGTTCAGCTGCTATTATGCAACCAAATCTCCCATTAACACTCTTGTTTTTAATGACTTGAAGGCTGAAGGTTTTAGGGTTGCGCCACGACAGGACCAGCTCGATTGGGCACACTGCGAATTGATCTTGCAACAAACGGCGCGCCTGCATGCCACTTCAATGATTTTAGCCCAGCGAGTAAGTATATTGAAGAGACTAAGTAAGCATTTTTTGTACCATTATTGTTCAGTATATAATGGAAGTTATTCAGAAAGAGCCTGCTAGAAATGTAGTGAAGATGTcctttgtgcaaaaaaaaacaacttaaatGCTCCAAAAATGTAAGGTTTTCAGGGATTGTATGAATTTAAACTGAGATGGTCATGTCTCATTTGGTATATACTGAAAAACGATTTGAAAATCGAAcgaatatattcaatttaattgaaagaattttcaaaaatctggataaactatatatatacatatatatatcatcTATAGGATCCCGACATCCCCAAGCGCTTGGTTGATGGTATGCTGTGCGAGAAGTCTATAATGAAGTCTGATTCATTTAAGCAAATGTTTGGCATAACCCTGAAGTACTTGGCCAACAATGCAGCCGAGTGGCTCGGTTTTGAAAAGATCGCACAAAAATTGCACcatttcaatgataatttcaAGATTATATGCGCACACTTAGCAGATCATCGTGAAGGCGATCGTTTCGTTGTGATGAATCATGGTGATCTCACGGTATCAAATATCATGTACGCCTATGATGATCCCAAGCAGCCCAAGAAACCAACGCGCGCTATTTTTGTAAGTTCCACTGAAATCCAAAActgtttcatttcatttcaataacTCATTCTTGTTTTATGAACTTTCAGGTGGATTTCCAACTTAATTTCTGTGGCAGCCCTGGCTGCGATCTAAACTTCTTTCTCAACACCAGTGTACGTCTAGATGTGCTAAAGGATAGACGAGATGATCTTATAAATGTGTATTATAAGACATTCAAGGAGACGTTGGAGTATCTACATTACGAGACTATACCAACTTTagaagatctaaagtacgaatTGCGTGCTCGTGAACTTTATGGTCTTTTCGCTATGTTCGGTTTTCTGCCCGTACTTACTATGCCAAAGGAGCTATCCGTAGATAACAGTATTGAAAATATGATAAATGAGGAGGACGTCCGTCTAAAGTACAAAAAAGTATTTGCACAAGAACGTTTACAAGCACAGCTGAAGTATGCACTGAAGCGCTTCGATGATTTGGGTGTGTTGGAcgaattttagttaatttttaatattgggtACAACTACTTTATGGGTGCTGggaatatgtaaatttgtatatactaacatagaatatataaaattgaaataaaatctttAGACATGACTCCAGTAAAGAACTGATGCTATGTCTAAAGtaatttcactaaaaatatataataaatagtcgtactaccatatacatatacatacatatatatatatcagtaCAATCGCGATAAAGAACATGGAATTCTcctttcatttaaattaaattatttttttcttttaaataataacgacaagaaaaaatatttgcacacacTACAACTCATATACTAGTACTCGAACTATCAACGACCTACACTTCTCTTTTCAGTCTCATACTTGTAGTATACTCATGTATTTGTTTCTCATATGATGAGAGTCATAAGGGAACCGCTGCGTATTGCAAGACAAGCAAGAAAAGGTTCtatttttctctctttctcttatTTGTTGGGGAAGCCGCAGTACTCATATGCAGCTTATCAAATTTTATTCTCAATTTGGCGATCAGCTTTACCACCGCAACGATCCAAACAAACAATATCGCTACAGGCTCGGTTAAACCCATATATACCTCACATCAGTCACTATAAGCACATAATAATAAtgctttagaaatatttatagtatatttatagTATAGTTATAGTAGCGTTCTATCGGCTTGTGCGCATACCGATCCATTTtagcgaaaatgtttgattttttacgatcggtgtgcTGTGTgcacacaaaatctcatttctctcgtgtcgccgaacTGTGAAGATTGCGGACGAACAATGGCAAGTGTTAAGAGGGGAGCcttgattcaagcgaaatttctagggtttatagttatatatttgaatatcttTCACAgatttttggatacgaaatctttgatattctgcttgtgggaagcaattgcctgatgcatctcgcatgtgcatttttcggacggcaaagttaaactaaaaaaaattcaaaaataaagtgtaaaattttacaaatttttattaaaaattaaaaaagtggtttttgaccaataaaattttatttttttatgttgtttaaaaatatgttcaaatttgacttttcttagtttttttttaagttttggcAAAGTGCAGAGTACGTGAAGGAGAATATGAATCGACGGATAAGGCAAAGGCGGTTTCTAAGGCAAAAAGCATTTGTGTTCTCGTAGTCATTTTCTCTTTCCattgttattgaaaaaatgcTACTTCTTCTTTGAGCTTCAGTTTCCGAGCAAGATTTTCCAAATTTAGGTTAAATTTTGGTTTGGAATCAAACTATAACTTTCAAGAAATTCATCGGAAAACCGCGTTTTTAAATCTTACATGACTGTCTTCAAGACTCTGACGATTACATGTTCTGTGTTTTTTCACTTCAACATCTAATTTTGAGCCATCTGTgtagtatttggaaaaaaaattattaaagtgaTGATCAGGAAGCATTCTTCGCGTGTTCAGTGTTGCAAACAATGTTGCTACTCTCCCTCAGTTAGGCGTGGTTATAGTCCGGTTTCACCCATTTTTGAACTATGACACATGCTATGTATTTAGTCAAATCGGTCGGTccggtcccgagatatgtgattccACCAAAaaatgggcggtgccacgcccatggTCCGATTGTCACAGGGGCTCCCATAAAACCTTCTCTTACAAACGCGGTGGTAAAGTTTTATATCTCTGGCGTATTTGTACTGGAAAAGTTTGGTTGCtctttagtagtttaggagatatgtactttatacttattagagggcgcggcctcttttctttaattttaattcaccATCACCGTGGCTCTGTGCTAGTTAGCTTATGGTTTATGAGTTGACATTTGGTATTAATGTGATATTcgatatatttttctatatgttctacatacatacatacatacatatgcacccAAGAAAcattatttacaacttttatTGGAAATGTCCAGGGCCATCATTAACCCACTTAAATTGAAGGAAGGCTAGGCAATGTTAACGATATCTTACCACTCTTTCCATTTACcagttatattatataaactgCTGCTCAGCAAGTTACCCTGCGCTTCCTTACtcgttttatttctttcttttgtaCGTATATAACATCAAACGGTCGTGCGTGGTCTGAAAGTGTTAGGCGCCGCATTATGTCTTCCAAACTCGCTATTTATACCAAAGCTAATATTCTTCAAAGTCATTTGGTATGCAATCGACAGCAAAGAGGGTCGCTACGCAAAGTAAAGAATCTCGAACGAGTCTTTTTTAACGAAATGCATTATTTTAAATGCCCGACATGGGCGACATAGATTAAAGCAGCAAAGAAAAGCTCATAAATAATTCCTTTGACGTTGGATGCGCAAAACTCTGCTTATTTTAGTATCTGCATTGGCATATGGAGCGCATTGAGAGGCAGGAATTAAGCGCAAATTACCAATATCAGCCTGCTGAAAGTCTGTTCACTTTGCAACCATATGGCAACACGACGCAGACAGAATATTTTCAATCGAACCGTGGCAAATAATGATAgtacttttaaattattatttttagctgaattttcaaatgaaatttgtcGCTGTTGCATGCACCTTGCGTCACAGCTGAAAACGAGGGGATTTTGATACGCCTTGATAGGCGCTGAAATTGTCGCCGCGGCCACACCGCCACTGCTATGCCTCGGTAATTGGTGCTGCCGTCGCGTGAAACTGGAAAACGAAATTCACCAGCGTCAGCGTCAGAGTCCGCGTATCCAATTCAAGCGTGAAAAGTGCAACGTCAGCGCTGTGCATTGAACGCACTTGCCGCAGTGTGCTCGCCACATGCAACAAGCGGCAAGCACCAAGTAACAACACAAAGCAaagcatacatatgcacacatatagatatgtatatgcatctgtatgtatgtacgatatttttacatacatatgtatgtaggtatgtatatgcgcCCGGTGCGATGCTGTGCGTGCACTCGTTGCCGGCGCTGCATTCGTTACACTTTTCACCGCCGTCGTCGTCGCGAAGGGGAGCGAACAGCTTGCTTGGCGGATGCAcgagaaattttaaaagaaaaattacttttaatgaAACATTTGCACAATTTTCAATGCATCACAAAATTTGCAGGGAAATTTGTGCGAAATAACATATTCCAGCGAGCTAACCTTACatttctacacacacacacacagacacacgtGTTTTGGTTTTGAATTCGTGATTGAGCGTTTTGCTTGGCGGTTCAGTAGAAAAATACCCAGATTTTCAGTTGCGCATCGCTGCTTTCTAATGGATTAATTATATTTCTGTGCTGTGGTACAAATTTCACTAtgtaaattgttgtttttctcaatttcttgttaaaaatgtgtttaacaCAAAAGTGGCGATCCCATTTATTTGCGTGTAAAAATCCCGGAAagccgaagaaatttttcatatttgaaatacaaccatattttcttttttattgtttgcttttGAAGGTTGGAATTTTTCAGATTCTCAAAGATTCTCAGAGGTCATATCCGACTGAGATTGTCACCTGGAACTGTTCTAATTTTCAGTGCTTCACACAAAGTTCAGCTACGGCAGGTCTATATCACTGAGATTTCAACCAAGTCTCGTCCACTCGAAAATCCAATACACTGAAGGAATTTTTATGGAAAGTAATAACCATGTGTTATGTCACGCACTACGGCTACTTTTGATAACATCAACCTTTATATGAAAAAGTTgccacaaaatattcaaaaaactttttcatataaagGTTGATCAGTTCCGaggttattaaaaaaacacagaaagaatggtccatccattgagtccaacattcgatgactcgttcaagcatttcgactggtaactggtaaATGGCACGCCTGATGTTTTGTCTCAAGGCCTGAAGCGAAGCGGGCTTGTCCGCAAAGACaataataaatctattgattgatgcgatgtatgggaagtggtaccgtcttattgaaaccaaatgtcgtggagatcacgagcttcatttcgggcatcaaatagtcggttatcatggcgcgataacggtggAAGGTTGTCTTAGGGCCTACCCAGCGTGTTAAAGTCTTTTACGGACAATGAGTTTGTTTGTATGAGTCATAGTTTCCGATTTTGTTGAAACATGGACTTGGGGTTGACACTTTCCATTATGTGTATGCTAGGGGCAGATCTTTGAGGAATCTATCCTCTACTATCACCTAAACCAACATAAAAGTAAACCGCATTCGCATAATTTTCTAAGAGACACAGATTGAAAGACCTAGAAAAGATGTCGATCGGAGCTAGTGAGCTAGTTTGTTTTTTGGTACCGCGTGTAAGTGAgtgaacatatttaattatgGTGAAATCCTTCTCTCTCCGCATATAACTGAAAAACCGAGAGGTTATATCGGGAAACATTAATATACCTATAGGCAGACCTTAAGCTATAGCTATGAGGGAAATGTGCTTCGAATCTCCTAAATGGTTCAAGATGAGGTCATCGTTGGCTTCCAAGTCGACTCGGACCTATTGGACGCAGTATAGAAAGCAGATCGTCAAACGCAATATGCAACTTCAATATCAAATAGATATTCGAGTGGAAACGACTAACACTGCGACGTCTCATCTCTAGTTATCTTTGCGACAGACCTATCGTGGTGGAGTGAAATAATGCATGTGTACTTTGGAGGGTGAATATGTGTATCTCGCAAGATGACGGTCGTTCTAAGAGTTTCatagagatttttttttagaaaaatcagATGCATACAAATTTACTTCTACATGTTTGACTGGAATAAACGATGGAAAACGCAATGGATCATAATAGATCGAGGCGAAGTTGGAGATATACCGATTGATATTGTATGGTATGTAATTTCGACTAGGTCCAAGCGAAGATGTGGAAGGATTTCGGTTTTCGATATTTCGAATTTCCTCTTATACTGTGACAGAAATCGTTTGATATTTCGTGATTGTTATGTTTTGGATTATATGACAAACATGCTCTTGGAGAGACAGACTtgtctaaattaaattttgtctaCACTTTTGTCTTCTTTAAAGTATCATCATCCCTTAAAGTCTGGGTCGCGAAAATGCTATTTAAACTTACGTTCGTACATTCCATATGTGCACTCTTTGTGGACGTTTCGCATTCTcaaatatggtatatatacatacatacatatacatatgtatgtatgtgacttGCACGCGCAATGCACAAAGCATGCATGTGTCAGTTGTAATTTTGTGtgatatttattgcatttgatCAGGTGCCATGGTCATATTTGTGAGTGAGATTGGATGTGGGTTGACTGCTTCTCAGCAGTTACTTTAATACCCAGACACAACATTTTGCAAgtgatatataaaatttcattcaaaaaattgtGCACTGGCGGATAAAAGTTGTTTCGAATCAaaggtaaaatatataataaagatCTCGGCGTCCGTTTGCCTTACCACTCAAATGATAAATTAGTGTCAAGTAGTTAGTTGTTTCTCGATTTGTAAAACCTGTAAGACCTGAACTAAAATATAAGTGTTTATAGAAAGCATAAGGTAGCTCAAAGCCaaggtttaataaaatattattttacgtCAGAGGATATATTAAGCCAGAATTACACCGCATTTCAGCTAGTCTGCTTCAACAACTGGTGTGGTTTGTTCGATACAGCTCTTATGGTATAGTAAAatgaaatccattatttttgcacTCAATTAAAGGTTTGATTTTGCATTGTCAGAGTGATTCAATGTAAGTGAAATATGCGCCATTTTCTTCATTACTATGTTGCTGTTTTGAAAGACATATACAATCTCCTATAAATCTCCCATTTCCAAAAAGTTGGGACACTCGATTTTCACTCAACTTCTCTTAAGCGAAATTTTCATCAGCGAAATTATTCACCGTAAAGAGAAACAAGTAGTAAACACTTGGTGCCAGGTACGGAATATTATGTAGCAAAATAATCCCAAATCAAGCTTTCAGAGAATCTGGCGAGTCTCTATCCATGTACATATAAAAGGtggtccatttcgaggttctctacatttttaaagaaaaacacaacaacttcaaatttagtggagaatgtttactatcattcaaaagaacaatctttggcatttattttttgaggatcGTCTCTTTCGGCTACGTCTCGGATGGTCCATCTCTGagaccaattttcgatgactcgttcgagcatttcgatgaTAATGATAACGCGTGATGTTTTTATCGCTGCTTATCCAATAATGGATTCTGAGTCTCAATATGGGTTCTGGTGCTGTGAATAGTACGTTCAGTGGGCCGACCATGTTGAcgataagttgagcgaagctcgcgaaacacattctttacagaacgtgaatgaTTTATAAACGCTATTTTGGCGTAAGTCATTTCATGACAGCTTGAAACCACCctcgcgtgatctgtcaaaaaaaggctattgaaaaaagcacCTTTACTGGGATCTTGTGACCTGACGTTTTCCTTACGGCATATTGCTTTCCTCCTATAGACCAAATTTGACTTCTTCTGGGTCATTGCAAAAGTCGATAGTAGGGATCCGAATTGCAAATCCCACCGAACACTTGGCAAAACCTTCCTGaccgtcaatcctggcttggcCTCACCGCGATTCCACCACGCACTTTTACACTTATGTGGCCCACTTTTCATAATCTATAACGATTCGGTTCAGAAATGGATAAATTGTGCTGGGACTCAACAATGATTTGCAAATGGGATCGGGGTTTTTGCATTGTAGCACTCATGTATTGAGCTTCTTATTGTATCCAGccttatttaaattgaaatcaatCGAAACAGTGTCTGCATGATGACCGTTTTTgacattttccattattttatacAGATTTTCGACAATTAATCTTCCAGATCTTTGACATCAAAACCTGGATTGCGCATGATTGGCTGCTGCAGTCTCTGGAACATAAATATTATTCACATTTTAAGCTCGTTCGGCTTgcgtttgcgtttttatttatcgaagaaaaactgtaaaatacaCATTTTCGCTTTGGTGGACAGACGGACATACATCTTTGAGGCGTGCTGAAACTTTACTGAGTCAATCAGTCCCAAATCTGTCTGAAAAGTTCCGCAGTACGAAGCTTTATTTTCCAAAGTTTCATAGCGCAAACTGGTCGCACTTATGCAACGCGGGATTCTGATTATCTATCcatctattggaaaaataatggatttctttTTACTGCAtccatattatatattaaaatgccaaaaatatttaatgatagtttcgcataaaaataaaatttctcaaAGCTCCGAAATAGGTAGCAAGAAAGCCTTACAAATCACTGAAAagcctttttattttcttaaagttCGTCGGATATGCATCGAGAATTTTTCAATCGCAACATTGTCTTCCTTACTTGGCATATttgttatggttgttgttgtacctATTGCCGTCATCatgttttttgctttattaacAGTATTCTCATAGTTGCTGGTCAACAACTGTTGTTATCGCCTCAGGTGTTTGTTggtttgttgctatttttgttgtactCATATATTTGCGCTGaataaaatcatataatttGGATTACATGAAATTGTGCAAGTGTTGCATAAAATGCAACATGCAATTCTTAGATAGacccatacatatacattttaatgCATGTAtgcacttatatgtatatatacatatgtacatatatatgtatataatatatcacAAGCATGCCTACGTCTACTCCTGTGTACATAGAAACTTGTATGATATTCCACACAAGTAGACATTCGTACAAAcctatgaatatttatatgtatgtatatatagctaaATATGCATGTGGTTGTACtgcataaaattataaagaaatacatatgtacatatgtacataaaataaattgtacttatgtacatggtGTGTGTATCTACTAACCAGAGCTGCTTATGCAACGGTTCACCCTCAATTATTGGCCACGTCGGCCAGTCTAAGTCAGTCAAAGTGAGCTTGTTCATATCGGTATATGctttcatacacacatacacgcatacgtacacatatatgatatgatatgtACTCCTATGTATAATTACTTTGTGCACTTGCGTTGTGACGGCTGAGCTGCAACACGTTGTGCAACTTGACGACATGCCTTGGCTTCATTGCTGACCGGCTGGTCGCCTCTATAATTCGTAGCGACCGGGCGCCTTGTCTAACTTACGGTCTTGCTATGCGACGCTATGCAAAGTGCCCGCAGTTTTCCCCAACCAAATCAGAGACTCAGCGAACAAGTTTCCAAGTTTGATGAAAAATGCTACggatttaatttgaatttataaataatatttacatacatacatagctacatacatacataagtatgttatTTAATACTTAggtaatatatgcatatttgttagttaaaaaaaaatgttgactgtTTCTGTTTCCACCACCAAAGTTCCAACACGCGATGTCacatctttttaaagtatatctTTGCCGATTTTCAACGGAAACTCATGAAAAAGGTTCTTACCTCCATCCATCAATCATCAGAGGTGCTTTTAAACTTATTGATCCCTCCATTTATCAGATATTACCAAGGACTTGTGGTAGAAATTCGACCAGCGAGTATTAAAGCATGTCCAGATTACCAGATTTGTAATCTTATTTCATTTAGCTCGCTAATTAAGATAAAACCTAAACTCGCCTGCACCGTTCTGAAAATACAAAacctttttcgaaaaattttttggtAGAGTTTTATTCTAGCCTTTCTTCtaatcatattaaaaattacGTTGACGAAAGTCTGCATACAGAACAAAGGTCATACtgacgggtgatccaagtagaggtatttttttcaatagccgttttttgacagatcacgtgtgagtcgtgtcaagatgattcacgttctgtaaaaaatgtatttcgcgcgcttcgctcaacttataaTCAACATAATCTgcttactgagcgtactattcgccacatcatcacccatcttgagatcattcattattggataaaattacaccgaatagaccacgtccagcacgtaTTGAAGAAAATTTGGCAGTCGTAGCTAAGAGAGTACACGAAGGAgtagagagtcgattcggtgccgttaaacagcaactcggactgatgtgCTAAACGAATTGGcgtattttacgtcgaaatatttagttgaaagtgtacaaaatacagcttatgcAAGAACTAAAgacgctcgaccttcccaaacgatatcacttcgctctatgggctcttgaaaagatccgacgtttgcgagtcaaatttgttcagcgatgacgctcatttctggctcattgGCTATGTAAACAAGCTAAATTGCTGCATTTGAAACGAGGAGCTACCTGCAGAGATTTAATAGGCTAAATTGCTGCATTTGAAACGAGGAGCTACCTGCAGAGATTTAATAGCCGCCATTTCATCCCGAAAATACAATGGTTTTGTATGGGATTtaggtcggtggaatcatcggcccatacTTCAAAACTGATGCCGGTGAGAGCGTGACCGTCAATGAAAACGATATCGcctcatgataaccgactattatAGCTATTGAATCTCGTGATCTAAGCGATAATGGTTTTTACAAGACGACAcgacttcccacacatcacattAATCAATGGTCGATTGACCGTGTTATATCAGaccattagactttttcctgtggggatatgtaaagtctaaagcctATACGGAGCAAACATCAGGCTTGTCATttaccagttaccagtcaaaaagCTCGAACGAATCGTCAAAAATTGGGCTCAAcaaatggaccatctgagacttaaccgcggccaacatttgaaagagttaattttcaaaaaataaattctaaagaatgttgataatatatatttcccattgaatttgaagtttctttgttttttctttaaaaaagttccACTGAAATTAAGCTGCGCAATAGTCATACGAGTAGTCTCATAGAAATGTCAGCTTGAATCTCAAAGAAGTGAACAAATAGCAAAAAGTCACTACACCAAAATTAGCCAGACACATAGTAAAAAGATCGCAAAAGAGTATCCATCTATAAGCAGAACAAAGGGCTCTAAACGATAATGGGTTCGCCAAGAAGCCTTTTATTTcagaataaaaagaaaatttcgtgaaaaactCGCCAAAGAACGTAAAGGGAAGGGAACGATTTTTGGAATAAAGCTTTTATTTCAAGGTGAGTAGAATATTAATCATTTTGATAGCGATGGAAGAAAAATTGTTTGAGCAAAACTAAGGCTGAGGTTGAACTGAGTAATTTAGTACCAACCCTAAAGCACGATAATAGCAGTGTAATAGAAGTGAAGTTGAAATATTAGTCTTTATTGAGGGTAATATGAGGAAAACATAAATTGATAGCATTCTTGGATAACTTGGATCGGTCTCAGTTGAATCTTCCAACAAGATAAGGA
The Bactrocera dorsalis isolate Fly_Bdor unplaced genomic scaffold, ASM2337382v1 BdCtg098, whole genome shotgun sequence genome window above contains:
- the LOC105227684 gene encoding uncharacterized protein LOC105227684; amino-acid sequence: MVIKNPNNIVVPDYLNENFFVDALEEGLRAIQVTVSEIIFEWATNPGDNFCSRIYRVAVAYERLVDADEPPVQEQRSLIVKSIPVSKDIRFLEDVGVFLKEKMTYWDVLPRLQVLVPCPKFGATCYYATKSPINTLVFNDLKAEGFRVAPRQDQLDWAHCELILQQTARLHATSMILAQRDPDIPKRLVDGMLCEKSIMKSDSFKQMFGITLKYLANNAAEWLGFEKIAQKLHHFNDNFKIICAHLADHREGDRFVVMNHGDLTVSNIMYAYDDPKQPKKPTRAIFVDFQLNFCGSPGCDLNFFLNTSVRLDVLKDRRDDLINVYYKTFKETLEYLHYETIPTLEDLKYELRARELYGLFAMFGFLPVLTMPKELSVDNSIENMINEEDVRLKYKKVFAQERLQAQLKYALKRFDDLGVLDEF